Proteins encoded together in one Triticum dicoccoides isolate Atlit2015 ecotype Zavitan chromosome 7B, WEW_v2.0, whole genome shotgun sequence window:
- the LOC119340977 gene encoding protein GFS12-like codes for MAASKHRSRLEHGTSSDNLSTSTSGNQPWFWFPTPDSSWGVPDLLGRNSGLKDELPWKIEASVLYSARAHPGALRSLEVHDDECTIFTGGVGPGFKGSVQRWELANMNCTSGYYGHEEVVNSICILSITGKVASCDGTIHIWNGQTGKLIAAHTESSTSFPLQTASVEQANMLNQDALSGGILSNAFRGSLYTTMHYMASEDKLVAGMGNGSIRFIDISRDQKLHLWKSDSAEISFSSLVSAICSSGSNKPRNGSLVASSSWIAAGLSSGYCRLLDERSGKIIAVWRAHDGHITKMASPEDHLIASSSLDKTLRIWDLRRNLSVQSNVFRSHSDGIFDFSVWGQDLVSVSRNKIALTSLSRPTSEIGNQQLVLQNLYSSDRGVKYKNMSVLSAISVLPLSRLFVVGTEDGFLKICH; via the exons ATGGCAGCTTCCAAGCACAGATCTAGGCTTGAGCATGGGACATCTAGTGACAATTTGTCTACATCAACTTCTGGAAATCAGCCGTGGTTTTGGTTCCCTACTCCTGACAGTAGTTGGGGCGTACCAGATCTTCTTGGACGTAATAGCGGTTTGAAGGATGAACTTCCATGGAAGATCGAAGCTTCAGTCCTTTATTCAGCCCGTGCACACCCTGGGGCTCTGCGGTCATTAGAAGTCCATGATGATGAGTGCACGATTTTTACTGGGGGAGTTGGACCTGGTTTTAAAGGAAGTGTACAGCGTTGGGAGTTGGCCAACATGAATTGCACATCTGGATATTACGGGCATGAAGAG GTTGTCAATTCCATCTGTATCCTGTCAATTACTGGAAAAGTAGCTTCTTGTGATGGCACGATTCATATTTGGAATGGGCAGACAGGAAAGCTCATAGCAGCTCATACCGAGTCCTCAACAAGCTTTCCGCTGCAAACTGCATCTGTTGAACAGGCAAACATGCTTAATCAGGACGCGCTCTCAGGTGGAATACTGTCGAATGCATTTCGTGGTAGCTTGTATACGACCATGCATTACATGGCATCTGAAGATAAACTTGTTGCTGGCATGGGAAATGGATCTATCAG ATTTATTGATATCTCTCGGGATCAGAAGCTGCATTTATGGAAGAGTGATTCGGCTGAAATCTCCTTCTCATCACTCGTGTCAGCTATTTGCTCGTCTGGCTCAAACAAGCCGAGGAATGGAAGCCTAGTGGCTTCATCATCCTGGATTGCAGCAGGTCTAAGCTCTGGTTATTGTCGATTACTTGATGAGCGTAGTGGAAAAATCATTGCAGTTTGGCGAGCACATGATGGTCACATTACGAAG ATGGCATCACCAGAGGACCACTTGATTGCTTCTAGCTCCCTTGACAAGACACTTCGAATTTGGGATCTAAGAAG GAACCTATCAGTCCAGTCAAACGTTTTCAGAAGCCATTCAGATGGCATCTTTGACTTCTCTGTTTGGGGTCAAGACCTGGTTTCAGTGTCAAGAAACAAAATTGCACTTACTTCCCTATCGAGACCAACAAGTGAG ATCGGAAATCAGCAGCTCGTACTTCAGAACTTATATTCGTCTGACAGAGGAGTTAAATATAAAAACATGTCTGTTCTTTCGGCTATTTCTGTGCTTCCTTTGTCAAGATTGTTTGTCGTTGGAACAGAAGATGGTTTTCTCAAAATCTGCCATTAG
- the LOC119335510 gene encoding E3 ubiquitin-protein ligase Os04g0590900-like, producing the protein MARWPPGFPGFPLPPPTWPYRPSMPPPPPPSGGSSQGRTVAGTFGGLVACLLVGLAVCSLCKRRRNSRARAAAAPAQSVAAANRAQNLTESGGVRVDVRQLHRACAVSPTAGLPAFTYSLSVKHNVSGGGEEAATCSVCLGAMQVGETVRLLPACLHLYHAECIDPWLDAHSTCPLCRSDTDPAAV; encoded by the coding sequence ATGGCTCGGTGGCCGCCGGGCTTCCCCGGCTTTCCCCTCCCTCCACCGACGTGGCCATACCGTCCttccatgccgccgccgccgccaccgtccggCGGTTCGTCTCAAGGCAGGACCGTCGCCGGCACCTTCGGCGGCCTCGTCGCCTGCTTGCTCGTTGGCCTCGCCGTGTGCAGCCTCTGCAAGAGGCGTCGCAACAGCCGCGCCCGCGCCGCGGCCGCTCCGGCGCAGAGCGTGGCCGCAGCCAATCGGGCGCAGAACCTGACGGAGAGCGGCGGCGTGCGCGTCGACGTGCGGCAGCTTCACCGGGCCTGCGCCGTCAGCCCGACGGCCGGGCTCCCGGCGTTCACGTACAGCCTGTCGGTGAAGCACAACGTGAGTggcggaggggaggaggcggcgacgTGCTCGGTGTGCCTCGGCGCGATGCAGGTCGGCGAGACGGTGCGGCTGCTGCCGGCGTGCCTGCACCTGTACCACGCGGAGTGCATCGACCCGTGGCTGGACGCGCACTCGACGTGCCCGCTCTGCCGCTCCGACACCGACCCGGCCGCTGTATAG
- the LOC119338921 gene encoding uncharacterized protein LOC119338921: MHFAMSPDSLLHFYAAAAAVTAAFGLFSLYRHLVRRRRHNPGMEAPDGDSEERRPLAVTTVASSLLPPFMYNRLVRHSGKGDGAGSTE, encoded by the coding sequence ATGCATTTCGCCATGTCGCCCGACAGCCTCCTCCACTTCTACGCCGCCGCGGCGGCCGTCACCGCCGCCTTCGGCCTCTTCTCGCTGTACAGGCACCTCGTGCGCCGCCGGCGGCACAACCCCGGCATGGAGGCTCCGGACGGGGATTCCGAGGAGCGCCGGCCGCTCGCGGTGACTACGGTGGCGTCGAGCCTTCTCCCGCCCTTCATGTACAACCGGCTCGTCCGGCACAGCGGCAAGGGCGACGGCGCGGGCTCGACGGAG